The following nucleotide sequence is from Paralichthys olivaceus isolate ysfri-2021 chromosome 22, ASM2471397v2, whole genome shotgun sequence.
acctaagcCTAATTCTAGCCTGGTTGCTAAACtgaagtcttaaccctcaaacaataCTATGTGTACGagcaaaatgtcctcacaatgtcaacacacacacacacacactcacagggatacaaacaaaaacacacctcCACATGTGTATCTCCAAATTAAACACATCATGTTGGTTTTAATTTCTGAATCATTCATtccctcacaaacacaatccCACAGCCAGTGACACTGATAATGACAACACATGACCAGGCatcaggaggagaagcaggctTTAAAGAAAGTCTTTCGAGGAAGTTATTTTAAAAGAAGTTGAGTAAAAGTGAGGAATCCAGTCCCTTCTTCAGATTCCCTCCAGCTTATTGAAACTGGACTTTGTGATTCAGGTTTCAGCCCTCGTCGCCCTCCCTGacgtgtgagggtgtgtgtgaggtaTGACGTCGTGTCAGGTCCTCCCTCTCGATGGTAATCCCCAGACAACCTCTTCCTGCTGCTTGCAATTGTTCCAACTTGAACTCCTTTCATGGGGATTTCCGCTGAAATCTTGACTCCCTCTCTTGccctgattgtgtgtgtgtgtgtattttctcttGATTATGTGGGTTTCAGGCCTTcctggtttttgttttcttttgttgcttACTGTAACTGTGTCAGGTTAATCAAAAACAGCTTTTCAACCAGAATcaaggttaaaaataaaacatttccaaaaagTGAAGAGAGCATTACAGGAAGAAAAATGTCCACAGTTCCAGTAACATCTCCAATGAATTTATTCAGTGTCCTCTCTAACagtgtggtttgtttgtgtgacgaTGAATGTTGTGCAGTAATTCCTTTCGTTACTgctactgtttgtttttcttcgtGACGTAGTGAAACCTTGTTTAAGCTTGAAGCGATGATGAATTTCTTACATGTCTCAACATGTCACAGTAGGAAAATCcaagatataaataaaatgcatgatAGCTGAATTCCATTTAACTGCTTCAGTTGTTCCTGCCTGCTCATTGTCACACTCTCATGGTTTGAgttgtgttttaacatttttttacacCTGCTTTTTGTTCTACAAGTCCAAacgtcatcttgttttttttaacgaCATATTTATAATGTAAAAGGTGATACCTACAAATGTACGGTAATATGTGCTGACAGTTATAATAGTGTTTCCCGTCCAAAACAGAATGACACGTTTTGAGAAAAAGAAGTTTTCAGTTCATACAGAGTGAAAATTGAATCCTCACTGAATCATAGGAAATAACAACATAacagatttcattttaattaaataaaagaaagcaTAACCTTTAGTTTTGATGATAATGTTGTGAACTATAAATCCATCATGATTGTTGTTTATGTGACTCCTGACTGGTTTGTCCTGGTGCAACTATGAGGTTGTGTCAGTCAAAATGTTTCCTACGCTAAAGGGAATTAGTTAGGAAGCATTGAAGCTCCTTCTTTTATACTTTAAGACatgagatttaaatgttttaagtgGTGAGGGTAAAACTTTCTCAACCCATGAAGGACCGTTTAATTCTAATTCTTTCATAAACTTGAAGAATCTGTCACACAACATGAGACTTAACCACACGTAACCACAGCGGAACTCAATGTAATCGCATTCCCTCTTTCATATTTCCCATTAAATCGATTAGAAATCTGTCTGGCCTCCCATCACAAGTAAAGAAGGTAAAAAAACCtcagttttttaaactttcagtCTGACCGTGTGTAACAAATAATGACAGTGAAAATAGAAGCGTAGGCATTCAACAAGCCTGCACAGGCCAAGCTGAAGACAAGAAAATCATTCAGAGTGCCACACACACGCTCGTATACAGGCTCTGACTCATGTGACTTTATTTATCTGTCAATAATTCACCTCTTTACACTTGAGAGGAACATTCACTCTGTTCTGAATacccccccgacacacacacagtgtactgCCCTGTTCTGCCCCCGCAGCTTATTTACCTTTCCTGACATGCACTAGAATGTAAAAAATGTGATCCCTTTAGTTTGTAAAATTACTATTTTCCACATCATTAACTTGACTtaaaacatagaaaaatatTAGTAATTACACCCTAATCCAGGTTTTGCTAATATAAAGACCCAACATGCTGACAGTGAGGAAGCGTAATAATGTATGGCACACGTAGAGTAAGATTTGCCAGAGCAGtctgtcattttctgtcttGGTTACGCTCAGATCACCAAGGGTTTAATTAACGCTCATGAAACCGCAGAGAGAGGCCTCATGGGAgatcagacagagagacagggatgAGTAAAATCAGTTGAGACGGAGTGAAAACAGGAGGATACAAGCGAGCCAGGCTTAGGCACGTAGCTGCAGAGTATTAAGGCAGAAATTTGAGCGGCTAATTTGCTCACAAGACATAGAGGGAGGACGAATCTCTGCCAGGATgagatctgcaccaacatgtGAAGAAGAAGTGTGAGAGGAAGTGGGCATCAAAGTGTGCTCTGAtcaaaggagtgtgtgtgtggagggtaAGTGCATCTCTTATCTGCTTCTCTGTGTATAATAATGGAGCGCTGCCATAATCTGACCGAAACTGGTGGCCGACATAGATACAAGACACAAGAGGGCTCAGTTGTTTACACAAAGCAACAATCCAGAGCTGGTGCCAGCGTTTCTCTTTCAaagcttgtttttaattagatatattatgttttcttttggtaAAACCAAATCCTTACTGTTGCTGTATTTAACCACCTTTTTAGCACTGATAACATAACTATTGTTTTTACTGAGAAAAGGTTTCAGGTATCATGTTGTTGTCAAGGACCAATCCAAAGGAGACCCCGTCTGCTAAGCAACAATCCCAGATGAGGCAACATGGGTTTCCCTATGGTCCCgtgtgagccacagacagaaatgtgtccacacaacaaatacaaatccaATGATGTTATTAAAGTTTACGAAACAAACTTTCAGACATGGCTTTTGTGCCAAGTGAAAATATGAATCAGCATCAACTCACAGAGTTAGACGATTATCAACCACTGTCTGTCCCTTGCTAGGAAATAAGAAACGTTATGAGGTAACCTTTGCTAGAGTCCAACATTTCGTCCAGCAAATTCGGCTCTGACGCCCTCTCTCTGCATGCCGTCACTTTATGGAACTCACTATTTCCTCATCTGTTCCCAACAGACAGTAGTCAGAATTCCTCCGGCCTCTAAGGGGCTTCGTCATTGAACACGATTTCCTGAAACAAGTGACACCCTTGTTTTTCTTTCGTGGGACAAGTCTCAAAGATAGATACCATAGATACCATCTCTCTATCTAATTAAAACCTAGCTTTGCCAGTTAACTTAGCATTAATGCTATAAAACAGCTAGTTAATAAAATCTACTACAGAAAACTGCAACTTATTTTCCACTTttgctttttcatattttgcTGAATATTGTCCTCCCAAGAAAAACAAGTGCATCACTTGTTTTCAACAACTGCCCCGatgtaaaattgtattttgtttgttgacAAAGCCCCCAAATGGCCGGAAGAGTTCTGACTATTTCTTCTTCCGTGAACAATGGAGGAAATAATAAGTCACATAAAGTGTCAGccaacagagggaggaagaccGGGGTCGATAGTTGGGTCAATGATATTATGGGAAACCtttttttgtgttctttttcctAGCAGAAAACAATGTTCTTTTTAATGGACTGCAATCCCTCCCGCAGTATAAGTAAGTGGTTATTGTTTTAAACCCatagactgtagataaagatgatCGACAAGGCTCTAACAAAGGACATTaaccctacctcctccatgttagcagatgagacaTAAGccaaacaaagatgtcaaggtATAATTCCATTAGTTTTTccttaaagatggtttctgtcattttatgtagTTGTCATCACACCTTATTTGATGCAATACAAACTGTGTGAAACATCCTGGTTGACAGCTGAAACAGGCTTCTATATGAGGCTGTTATTACagttatgaaatgaaaaaagttttatgcgtatttttgtatttttatttgacacGACGTAAAGAGAGACACAAGACTGTAAATCTGGTTGGTTCAGCTTTAAATTCGTTCAACGTGTCAGAGTTGTGTCCTCTCTAAAGATCCTTGGTGAGTCACCGGTGTGCTCAGAAACACTGAGTGCCTTATTACTGCCCTTCACAGTTCCTCTGCTGTTTTGATCTCCTAACTTCCTGGATTCGCTCAGATTGTGACGTGTAGGTGAGCACACACTACACAGAGCAGGGGTGACTGTGAGTTTGAGGGGCTGGGAGAGGGGGTTGATGGTTGGAGTGGTTAACTAGATAACTGCTATGACTCACAGGCTGTGGAATCTGTTAATAAAACGTAGAAGGAACACATCAACATCCCTGGGGGAGcagatgctgttgtttttaaatccacTCCAGCTTCTGGAGGTCTCTGACGCTCAGACTCAAAGTTGATCTtgaagtttttttcattttacagattTCCCCGCATCAATTAAACATTAATCTACAACTTTCATCTTGCCATCACTGAGCTCCCAAGCCAACTccactcagcctccctcccacCATGACAGGGGATGTTGTCCCAGCTCCCCAGCAGAGCTGCCCAGCTGCCGCAGCTGCACCCACCCCTGGGGAGCCCATGGATGTGGAGTGTCCCATCTGCTACCAGGAGTACAACCAGTTCAACAAATGTCCCCGCGTGCTGGAGTGCCTCCATGTATTTTGCACAGAGTGCCTCCAGAGGATCCAGCTCAGCCGTTACGAGCCACTGGACCCCCGCAGCCCACCAGCCATCCCCTGCCCCTTGTGCCGCCACCTGACCCCTCTGGCATCTGGGGATCCCCTGTCCTTACCCTCCAACTCTCGCATCCTGGCCAGGCTGCCCCCCTTGGCCTTCCGCCTGCCTGTGACCATGGCAACCCGCCTGGCCACAGTCACCCAGAGAGTGGTGGTCTCCCTGGAGGGCGAGAGCAGGGACACCCGCTTCATCATCCTACCCACTGTGAGCCTGCGGGTGCAGCAGATGCACCCGGACAGGCCGTACGGCATGGCACCAGGCCTGGTGGGCGAGGACGAGGTCATAGAGCAGAGCAAGAAGACACTGTtctgtgtgcagctgctggCCATCATCTTCTGGGTGCTGTTTGTCATCACCTGCGTGGTCGGGGTGGTGTTTGGGCCACATTTCTTAAACAACAAACTTTAATGTGAAATACATAGGTTCATGTTTGAAATGGGAAATTATTGATCtcattaaagaaaatgtgtttttcagtcatTATTTTACGAATATAtttttcacctctgtctttGCTGTTCACTCTTCACGAGGCCAAATCACCATTTTTACCCGTCCCTAATCACTGCCCTGAATATTTGTTGCTCTTTTGTGAATAATAGATTGATGAAGAGTGTCCTCTAGTGGTTGATATGGAAATGGATAAACTAAGCTcacacaaataataatcaatgatatttaatattttgtcaATCGTTATTCTCTCTgaagtttattatttattgttcatttcattgttgtttgcaGTTTTTCCCTGTTTAATGATGTCATTATGGACCACAGCTGATGATTGTACCgttattgaataaaataaaaatggctTTCGTAACACATTGGCACTGCGTCAAGTGTGTTTATTGCAGATTACAGAAAACTAGGGCAGGTAAATAATAgtggagtgtatgtgtgtttgtgtgtgtgagaaagactgtgtgtgtatttgttaaataaagAATGCGTTTCAATCATATGTGACACGGACGTTCTTCAAAACAACTTTCAATGGAGCAGTGTGTCCAACCTTGTTATGTTACACCTTATCTGTGGCCCTTCATAGGCTATTTATAAACTATTTCTAGTTTAAGTTAAGTGGTTATAAGCTTATTGtgctttcctctgtgtgtttgtgtgcacttttGTCTGTATTGTTCTGTGTGGATCTGTTCTGTAATGtttgtttgattacatttttaaatgatctaaCCCTGTTTAATGAGTTCAAACAGCTGCCTATTAGAAGAGAGGATTTTTGTAGACCATGGTACATCTACTTTACTATTAAGTGCATGAGAACAGAACTGCACAATTGAAATACCGAGTCCCTTTGCACATTCTTGTGGTGTCATCAGTGAATGCTTGTTAAGCTTTAAATTTTATAACACAGAGTCCTTTTAAAGATATTCAAtaagtaaaacaataaaaggagGAAGTTTCTTATCATTATATAGCCCAAGTTATCCACTGTTTGCTCAAAGTTTAATCTTCTGTTTGTTTAGCCATAACATCAATATCCATCAAAGGACATCAGTGATAAAAACATCCATCATAGCCAATAGCTTATATAGTTGTGTGTTACATCATTTACAATTTCCCAAtcagggattaataaagtacatccatctatcagtctgtctgtctctgttttctatCGG
It contains:
- the LOC109634789 gene encoding RING finger protein 222 → MTGDVVPAPQQSCPAAAAAPTPGEPMDVECPICYQEYNQFNKCPRVLECLHVFCTECLQRIQLSRYEPLDPRSPPAIPCPLCRHLTPLASGDPLSLPSNSRILARLPPLAFRLPVTMATRLATVTQRVVVSLEGESRDTRFIILPTVSLRVQQMHPDRPYGMAPGLVGEDEVIEQSKKTLFCVQLLAIIFWVLFVITCVVGVVFGPHFLNNKL